The following DNA comes from Cervus elaphus chromosome 8, mCerEla1.1, whole genome shotgun sequence.
GGGAGAATCCAAAAGAAGCATGCTGGATTAAATTGCATAAAACTATATTGAAGTGAAAGATCATATATGCACACAGTGTGGAATATCCCTACCTGTACATGTGCTTATCCGAAGTAACGGACTTTATGATTACTAATGTTCCGCCCTACTGCTCTGCCGTGCCTGGGAAGCAGAGGGTGCCACATGACTCAGAGTCTCGTCAGGCAAACTAAAAACAGACCTTATCTCAAACAGAGGGAATTGAATACAAGTTAATTGCTCTGTTGATAGAAGGGCTGAAAAACCAAACAGGAAATGCAAGGCAACTTAGAGATTCCCCACAGCAGGAAGCAGCTTCTTTCTCTTGGACTGGCTGGATGCAGAGAGGAGGTAGCAGTCTTTGCAGAATCCAGAAGTTGGGCAGCCTGGCAGGAGCTAAAACCTTAGCAGGGACTACCTGGAAGAATCTGGGAGCTCAGAGAAAGGGACCGTCCCTGGGCAACCAGGAACTATAAGGATTTGCATTGTGAAAACAGGgtcagaagacagacagatggatttgggagaaagagagagaaatacccATACCCCAGGATCACTTTCTCCTGTCTTTCATGCTTCTACTAGTGTCTCCCACTTGCTGAACAAGCTGGAAGCATTTTAACAAGAAGGGTGGGGAAATATTTGGGAGCAAACATAATGACTGGCCCAGAAGGTCTTTCCTGGCAGGATTCTATAGTAATTCATAAATAGAGGTTTTAAGTCTCACAAATATTTTAGATTTAAGAAATATGCTAATAATAATTTCAGTTCAATTTGGTATATTTATGAAACAGCATTTTCCCTAAACTAGGTTAAAAATCATGGTTTTTTTCAAGAGAAAGTGCTTCTACATTTTAACAGTGAAATGTATAGGTTTTCCCTTGATTGCTGAGTAACTATTAATTTCCatcatttaggaaataaaaaaattcctaCTCTTGCTCAGTCATCAGACTCAAATTAatagttttgtttagttttgattACACAGGACTATAAGCAGCAAATCCAAAAATCCTGTTAATATTGAATACTGAAGATGTCTGACTATACAGTGCTATCtgataatatttcatttattttacatgctTTTTTTAAACACTAATCCATGGATTCATGATGGAAGCTTTGAAGACTATTTGGGTTTAAACTTGTGATTCCTTtgtaaaaaattatttgagataTCCATTAATACTTCACCATGTGTTTACATGAATAATAAGTGAGTTTTATTTCAATACTATCAGGAAaacttgatttaatttttttttcctttaagaatgtGCAGTCTTGTTAGGACATATTAGTACTCTTGTTAGGACATGTTAGTTACAATTTTTTGCAATTATCTTCAAACTCCTTTTTATATAACtggaatataaatataataaagaataCAAATAAGTTATACATGGACTTCAATGTATCTCACAAGACACAAAAGGAATACATTTCACAGCAAGTAAAAAGAGCTATCAATTTGCCAAGTGAACTTAAGTGTTagctggtcagtcgtgtccaactccttgcgactccatggactgtaaccaccagactcctctgtccatgaagttctccaggcaaggatactggagtggcttaccatttcctactccaaggaatctttccaacccaaggatcgatctgtgtctcttctgtctcctacattggcacgAGGGATTTTTACCACTACCAcatacctgggaagctccatcaATTTGCCAAATTCATAATAAGATTTTGGCACTTGATACCACCAAATGGTGGTATAAATGATGAGTAGCATATGCTGGTCATGATCTTTACCAAACTTAGTGAGCTTTTTctagctgttcagttcagttcagttcatttgctcagttgtgtctgactctttgagaccccataaaccgcagcacgccaggcctccctgtctatcaccaactcccggagtttactcaaacccatgtccattgagtcggtgatgccatccaaccatctcatcctctgtcatccccttctcctcttgccctcaatctttcccagtatcagggtgttttcaaacgagtcagctcttcgcatcgggtggtcAAAGAATTagagtttcagcgtcaacatcagtccttccaacgaacacccaggactgatcttttaGATGGagtgcttggatctccttgcagtccaagggactctcaaaagtcttctccaacaccgcatttcaaaagcatcaattcttcaacggtcagctttctttacagtccaactctcacatccatacatgactactggaaaaaccgaagctttgactagacggacctttgttgacaaagtgatgtctctgctttttaatgtgctgtctcggatggtcataactgtccttccatggagtaagcgtcttttaatttcatggctgcaatcaccatctgcagtgattttggagccccccaaaatagtcagccactgtttccactgtttccccatctatttgccatgaagtgatgggaccggatgccatgatcttagttttctgaatgttgagttttaagccaactttttcactctcttctttcactttcatcaagaggctctttagttcctcttcactttctgccataagggtggtgtcatctgcatatctgaggttattgatatttctcctggcaatcttgattccagcttgtgcttcttccagcccagcgtttctcatgatgtactctgcatataagttaaataagcagggtgacaatatacagccttgacgtactccttttcctatttggaatcagtctgttgttccatgtccagttctaactgttgcttcctgacctgcatacaggtttctcaagaggcaggtcaggtggtctggtattcccatctctttcagagttttccacagtttattgtgatccacacagtcaaaggctttagcatagtcaataaagcagaaatagatgtttttctggaactctcttgctcttttgatgatccagctcatgttggcaatttgatctctggttcctctgccttttctaaaaccagcttgaacatctggaagttcacggttcacatattgctgaagcctggcttggagaattttaagcattattttactagcgtgtgagatgggtgcaattgtgcagtagtttgagcattccttgggattacctttctttgggattggaatgaaaactgaccttttccagtcctgtggccactgctgagttttccaaatttgttggcatattgagtgcagcgctttcacagcattatctttttttttttttaattttttaattttttattagttggaggctaattacttcacaacatttcagtgggttttgtcatacattgatatgaatcagccatagatttacacgtattccccatccagatcccccctcccacctccctctccacccgattcctctgggtcttcccagtgcaccaggtccgagcacttgtcacatgcatcccacctgggctggtgatctgtttcaccatagatagtatacatgctgttcttttgaaatatcccaccctcacattctcccacagagttcaaaagtctgttttgtatttctgtgtctctttttctgttttgcatatagggttatcgttaccatctttctaaattccatatatatgtgttagtacagcattatcttttaggatttgaaatagctcaactggaattccatcatctccactagcattgttagtagtcatgctttctaaggcccacttgacttcacattccaggatatctggctctaagtgagtgatcataccatcgtgattatctggatcatgaagatcttttttgtatagttcttctgtgtattcttgccacctcttcttaatatcttctgcttctgttaggtccataccatttctgtcctttattgtgcccatctttgcatgaaatgttcccttggtatctctaattttcttgaagagatctctagtcttttccattctattgttttcctctatttctttgcactgatcactgaggaaggctttcttatctctccttgctattctttggaactctgcattcaaatgggtataactttgtttttctcctttgcttttctcttctcttcttttctcagctatttgcaaggactcctcagacagccattttgcctttttccatttctttttcttgggatgatcttgatccctgtctcctgtacagtgttacgaacctctatccatagttcatcaggcagtctgtctatcagatatagtcccttaaatctatttctcacttccactgtataatcataagagatttgatttaggtcatacctgaatggtgtagtggttttccccactttcttcaatttaagtctcaatgtggcaataaggagttcatgatctgagccacagccagttcctggtcttgtttttgctgactgtatagagcttctccatctttgagtTCCCTTATTGTATCTCCTGTATAAGTCCTTTGAAGGACTAGTATAGCTACTGATTTCACCGATAGTGGCCCTTAATTCAAGGACAACCATCCATAGACTAAATGATGGTCCATGACATAACCTGATAGTAAGAGCTATATCTGGTAAAGTAATTGTAAGTTGGTAAGGATACCAGGGGTAAAGTAATTGGTGATTAGCAAAACTAATGAAACTGGTTCCTTTCTAGTCTGTAGGCTGGAGAATAAAGAGAATTGGCTGCTTATAAGTCAAAGAGCTGAAAGCCCAATTCAATTCTTGAGGCACCAGCGGTCCATGAAAATGACAAGGCACCTTTGGAACTGACTCAGCTTTTCATTGACCTCTGCCCAACTACAGGTATTGTCACAGTGGTTGTTACTgtccaaattatttttcattatattatcCTGAATAAGGCCAGTCTTTAGTCCAAACCAAAGAACTATCTGTAGCAAGGaacacaaatattaataaattaaagaataaataagtttATAAACAATAAGTTAGTGAACACTGAGTCATGGACTCAAGGATCTTAAAATTTATGATTGCCAGCATGAAGCCAGGGCATACTAGCAGTGAACTGCTTTATAAATGGGAGTAACATGGCAGTCCATggatacttcaataaattttcttgaagaaaaaaaatgaacactggTTTGCAGGGGTTTGTAAGGATACTCTGGGTGGGAATATCCAACCTAAGAACAGAGTCAAAGTGTGTGGCTTTTCTGTATTCCAGAATAGAGAGATGAGATGAATGTTTCCTTCTGAAGTCTCAAATAAGTAACTGCATCTAAAGGTTGTAAATATGGCCAACGGACCCAGAGACAAGGAAACTGCATTCATGAAAAACACTATGTTAGGAGGAATTTGTCGGAAGAGCATCGAACCTTCGTATAGTAATAGTGTAGGCTGTGATGCATCACACAGATCTCCCTTTAGGACTCCGAGCACTCATTCTCCTGGCGTTGGAACTGTTGACAGCTGAGACTGTCAGCTAAATTTCTGTCCAAAAACTTCCCGTCAGTGGAGTAGAGCCTTCCTGCCCGAGATCACGTCTCATAGTGGTGTAGCCCACATGCCACATTCACTGAGTGATCTATGATGGGGAGAAGGAGTGGGAGTAGCATGTGAAGGTCCAGATCCTCTGCTTTAAAACTAGTCAACTCTGAATGGTCATCCCACTTATAGTGGGTCAACCCACTTTGTTGAAAATGCATCCCTATGCAATTTGTTTCTCTGCACAATCGTATTTCCTTCACTACACAATCCTATTTCCTCCTATTTCCACACAAGAATTTATTTTGAGCATCCTCTCCAGTAAATTTCTACATATGGATCTCCATCTAACAGTGTTTTCTCCAGATAACACAACCTAAGACACAACGTAATAAAAGAGCTCGTTAAGAATTTAGAGACACATGATTTTCATGTAAATGAGGACCCAGGTAATGACTGATATAccaatttaaagattaaaatgaatggataagtaaagaGAGTATGTATTGTAAAAAATCAAAAAGGCAGACTAGCAGAAGATGGAGCAAAAGagacttgttcagttgctcagtcatgtccaactctttgggacctcatggactgcagcacaccaggcttgcctgtccctcacatctcccagaacttgctcaagatcatgtccattgaatcagtgattccatccaaccatctcaaccttaGTTGATAATAATTCAGTAAGGGTGGTTCACAGCTGGACTGAATTGAGGGGTGATTTAGGAAGTGAGGGTGGACTGCTTATAAAATGAATCCCTAAGATCACCCCATCCCTCCTACCATGTGAGAACACAAGAAATGACAATCTATAAACCAGGAAGTAGATTCTCACTAGACACTGAATCTACTGGCACCTTGGTCTTGTACTTCCCAGGCTTCAGAACCAcgagaaatgaaataaatttctgttgtttataagtcacCTAGTCAATGATATTCTAACACCTGGACAGATCAAGATACAGTGGTAAACAAGAAATATAACAGCTCTCTTCTCCTAGGGGTTACATTTTAtggaaagaaaactaagatcagcaCAATTTGGCCAAGAGGGGAATTAGTACAAATTTTCATAGTTCGTTTTGTGAAAATTTCAATAACTCTTATAACTCTTTCTTCTGTGAGGCTGTGTCACTCCTGACAATGGAATGGCTGATAAGTGTTTTGGATCCTCATCAATTTCATGTGTGCCTTAGAGAAATATTCAAAggatattttaagaaatgaaagatgactGATTGGAgcattgtttatttcatttcttagtcaatcacttcagttcagttgctcagttgtgtccgaccctttgtgaccccatggactgcatgcagcacgccaggcctccctgtccatcatcaactcccagagtttactcaaactcatgtccattgagtcagtgatgccatccaaccgtctcatcctctttaTCTATACTTGTCATCAAATTTGAGAATTAAGAGTGGTAATCCAcagaatcattttgttttttttacccaGTTCTCAAACTCTGAGAACTTACACAGTTTTGCTTCTAAGGTAATGATTCTAAGaccctctaaaaaaaaaatgtgctcacCTAACTAAATTTTTGAGCCACTGTTTAGTTTATAGTTAAGTTGAACAATGAATCAATTCTCCTCTTCTAAGATTCCCCCCTAGTCTTGATattctgtctctccttttctggAGAGAAAAATCTACTTATACCATTTCCTAGCTAATCAGGATGCATCTGGATAGATGGTTAACTTTTCAAAATTACTGAATCTtggtatttttagttttaatgttTGCATCAATCAGGGTTCTATGAAGAATCAGATAGCCCACTTGAACTGGTTAAGTGATGAgacttaaataaaagaaaaacttgcaGGCATGGGCAGCTTTAGGCAAACCAAAAGTGGAAGGTGCAACAATTCAGAGTTGGTAAAATGGGGAGATGGTACCATCCCTATGCAgagtaatatgaaaaagaacatcaaATATGAACAGTAGCCTACATAGAGATGTAATAGGAAGGAGGCTGAAGGTACAGTCTCCTACAGATGCATTTCATTGGTCAAATCTATTGGCAGACAGAAGGCAAGGGTGGCCAGTAAAATTCTTGGAGCCAAGAGTAGGGTAGAAAAGAGTGGAGTGTTTCACTATGAATAACTCATCTTTAGGATGTGCAATGGTATGGACTGTGGACTTACCCTTTTGATATTTTACCCATTCTAGAGTTGGCCCATCCATCAAGTTTGCTTGAGGCACCAAGGCCTCAAAAACTGCTGTGGCTTGATCTCTTAAAACATGACTTTCATTTGATAAGAAAGCCAGTTATTACCACTGAAGCAGATAGGccttttctaaataatttaaaaattactgtggatgTTCAAAATGTTTTATCTGTTCTCTTGATGTCAGTTTTTGCTGTGCAGAATAACCAAACTTTCATGTAAAACATCTATTGGTATCATCACTTGAATAAGAACACTGAACTGAAAGGGACTCTTTTTATACTCCACTTAACATTTGCATTGTTACTTTTCCTAAGCATTGCTATCATATatagcaatgtgtgtgtgtattattattatacatgatacatatttaaaagattaaaGTCAAGTGCTAGACTCATATCAGATAGAATATATAAACTGTTTCAGACTTATGAACAATGTATGAATGACATAAATGTTgactaaaaagatgcacaacttgagagttgcaagttaagttttatttggggcaaaaatgaggactgcagcccagaagacagcacctcagatagctctgagagactgctccaaagaggtactGGACGGAGGTCAATATATAAGCTTTTGGTGAAGAAGGAGTTCAGGGCAATCAAGTGCTTACTTTACAggaggttttctgctagtcaccaGAGAGAAGCTGATATTATCATGAAGGGATGTAGTGCTTTTCTAGGtatgtggttcagttgctcagtcatgtccaactcatgtgacccggtggactatagcacaccaggcttccctgtccttggctatctcccagagtttgctcatactcatgcccattgagttgatgctgttatccaaccatctcatcctctgtcacctccttctcctcctgctctcagtctttcccagcatcagggtcttttccaatgagtgttcctcacatcaggtggccaaagtatttctaGGTAGAAAGAGAATCAAAGATTGAGATCATGATCGGTTCCTGAAAATATCTCAGTATCTtcaagacctgttccaccaggttgcctagagcacagagtgcctcactccaccttGAACTCCCtcgggggtgttgaaggtcaacagctacaGCTGCAAATGGTTCaatctctgcagaggcagatggcaagtgcccTTGGCAAACACAGATTTGTAGTTGACATAAACTTATGAGCAGATAGCTAGAGATTTGACTTCTCAAGCTTGTGTCCTTGGGTTCAATGTGGTAGTGGGTAATGGTGGAGAAAATATGTGGAAAATCAAGACctgttttcagatttcttttcctAAGATCTTTTAAACAGTTGTAACAAACTTATCAATATAttacccatttttaaatgtaccacTTTTCAAGATTGCTCAAGAGGACGAGTCACTGCTTCTTCCTATGTTTTGTTTAGAATGGAAGTGCCCAGAGTTTTAAATATCACCTCATGTTCTCCTTATGACCACCAAGAAAATGTCTTTCATCTCTGTACAGGTGATATCAGGGAGCTTTGAGCAAAACAATCAGCATAAAATAATGCACCAAAGGTCTAGATGCCTCATCTATTTCCAAGTGGGGGACACTTTTGAGAACTGTTCACATAAAACTTTTGGGCTGATATTAGAAATAAGAGTAAGAACATCCAACTTTAGAAAGGAGGGAATTTTGAAGATACATAAGAAAGATCATTAGAGCACCTCAAAACTCAGTTAAACAAAGCAAATCAAAGGATGAGGCCAGAGACAGTAAGTACAAAACCAGAGTCTGGAAGGGCTGGCTAATGGGCTTCCAGATTAAGTTCCAGTCAAAAATTAGAGAATAGCTGTCTTCAGAGCCTGGCGTTTACCATGTTTAAAGTTGTGACAAAGATAATGACATTAACATATCTAAGGGAAGAAAGTGTTCACAGAAAATTCTCATTGGGGGGCAGTATGCGGCAAAAGAGGAGGGACCAAGAACAAGGCCTGTAAATCCCAACCAATGACCAAGAAAGAGGTGCCCTCACCAGATTCTAGTCATCTCCTTGACTGGTGCTCTCCTCACAAGGAGAAGAATATATCTCAAGCACTCTTAGCTGAAGAACCCTTCATTAAGAAAATCTAATTCCCATTTGTCTGTACTTAATATTCACCAAGCAATCCTGACTGTAGGTTGCATTTCCATCTGTTTGCCTCAGGGAGGAAATGTGAGATTCAAACACCACTTCATGAATGTTTAGTGTACGTGGCACCTTGAAGCCTGGGGCTTCAGTTAAAGACACTGTGTACAGGCTGCTGGACCGTACGCCTGGGTCCCAAGCTGGACTCGGCCACCTCCTACCTGTGGGACCTCAGGCAACCTGCTCAACCTTGATATGTCTTGTTTCCTTGTATTAAGGAGAATACATGATCTAACTCATaagtggaatctaattttttttataaacataCAAATGATGAACCCGGATTCGGGACGACCGAAGAAAGTTGCACCTTCGCCTCCTCCTAGACGAAAGCCGAAAGCTTTCCGGGTTCATCCGACACCAGCCGCCTCCACCATGCCGCCTAAGTTTGACCCCAACGAGATCAAAGTCGTGTACCTGAGGTGCACGGGTGGGGAAGTCGGTGCCACGTCTGCCCTGGCCCCCAAGATCGGCCCCTTGGGCCTGTCTCCAAAAAAGGTCGGTGATGACATAGCCAAGGCAACTGGTGATTGGAAGGGTCTGAGGATTACAGTGAAACTGACCATTCAGAACAGACAAGCCCAGACTGAGGTGgtaccttctgcttctgccctgaTCATCAAAGCCCTCAAGGAACCACCAAGggacagaaagaagcagaaaaacattAAGCACAGTGGAAACATCACTTTTGATGAGATCATCAACATTGCCCGGCAGATGCGGCACCGGTCTCTAGCTAGAGAACTTTCTGGAACCATTAAAGAGATCCTGGGGACCGCCCAGTCTGTGGGCTGCAATGTTGATGGCCGCCACCCTCATGACACCATAGATGATATCAACAGTGGTGCAGTGGAGTGCCCCGCTAGTTAAGaactgcaaaggaaaaagaaaaataaaggatcatttgacaaccaaaaaaaaaaaaaaaaaacatacaaatgaacttatttta
Coding sequences within:
- the LOC122698951 gene encoding 60S ribosomal protein L12-like; translated protein: MPPKFDPNEIKVVYLRCTGGEVGATSALAPKIGPLGLSPKKVGDDIAKATGDWKGLRITVKLTIQNRQAQTEVVPSASALIIKALKEPPRDRKKQKNIKHSGNITFDEIINIARQMRHRSLARELSGTIKEILGTAQSVGCNVDGRHPHDTIDDINSGAVECPAS